The Saprospiraceae bacterium genome contains the following window.
TAAGGCGCCAGAAAAAACTCAAAACATTCAATATACGTTGAAGGAGCGCCATTTCCTTGTTCCATATTCCGGCATCCAATCCATTGAGCTTCCGGAGCCATACCAATAGCATGTTCTGCGGTTTCACCGACCATGGTCCCTACGGTGTGGGTACCGTGTGAATTGTCATCGCAAGGTTCTTTAAGATTCAGTCCGCAAGGATTGTTTGGATTGCCACTCAAGGGACTGATTTGATGAATGGCATCGTGCCAATTGTAATTGTGATCTATCAGTCCATTGGTATTTCCACGATAACGCGCTTTGATAGCAGCGACATCCCAGCGTACCCCAGTATCTTCACCGGCTACAACAATGCCCTGACCTTTAATTCCCAAATCCCATACCTGGTCAGCACCGACTCGTTTAATGCCCCAGGTAATCTCTGGAGCCCTTTGAGTTAAATGAATGCTTGGATCCTGTTGAGGAACCCCCCGTTGAGGAGAATCGTAACTGATCCGGTCGACCTCTTCGAGAGCAGCAATTTGAAGGATAGTTTCTTTTGTTAGTTCAGTCCAAAGCGCATTCACCAGATAAAAGGATCGGAAGGAGATGTTTTTTGATTGGAGTAATTCCTGACATTTTTTTTGACTCAATCCCGAGGTATGATTTAAGACCTGATAAGCATAAGCTGCTTTTTGTTCTTTACTCCAATTGTAATTGATACCAGAAAGATCTGCTTGTTGTTTAAATTGGATTAAAACCGGTATTTTTTGGTTTGTTTCCATTTTTTTTAACAAAGCAGACGAAATCTGTGACTGGCTGGAAGAAGATATTAAAATAAATAATAATATATAAGGCTTCATCGCTGAATTTTTTGCAAATTTATTGAATATTTTGTTGGCGTTCAAATTCTTGTTGTAAACATATAACGTAAAATCCAGGCTCTGGGTTAATTAATCTAATTTTACACGGTTTTGTTATTCATGTACAAATCACTAAATGGCAAGTTTTCCAGAAAACCGATCCGACCGTAAAAAAGATCATATCGAGCTGGCTTTTAAGTCACAAACCGGAATTCCGGATTTGGATGCCCGTTTTTATTATGAGCCCGTTTTAAGCAAGCATCCATCTGAAAATCAAATTCAAGCCATTGCTTTTGGCAATAAGACCCTATCCTATCCGATCTGGGTATCCAGCATGACCGGTGGCACAGCGCAAGCAAAAAAAATAAATGAAAATCTGGCTTTGGCATGCCGGGAATTTGGTTTAGGCATGGGGCTCGGTTCTTGTCGAAAATTAATAGAACACCCTGAATTGTTACCGGATTTTGATATGCGGGAACTTATTGGAAATGATTTGCCTTTGTATATCAATTTAGGGATTGCTCAAATTGAGCAATGGTTTATGCAATCCAAACAGGAATTAATTAAAAAATTGGTGGATATGCTGCGTGCTGATGGATTGATTATTCATGTCAATCCATTGCAGGAGTTTATGCAGGCTGAAGGAGACCGCTTTAAAAATCCGCCCATCGACACCATAAAAAAAGTATTGGATCAATTTAGTTTTCCGGTGATTGTTAAAGAAGTTGGACAAGGCATGGGACCTGAAAGTTTAAAAGCATTGTTGCAACTGCCCTTACAGGCAATTGAATTTGGAGCATTTGGAGGAACCAATTTTGCATTGCTTGAATTGAATCGCAAGGAAGGTTCACCAAGTCTTCTGGCCGGATTGGCTCAAATTGGACATTCCGCTGAGGAAATGATGCACTATTGCAATGTCCTTGCTGCAAATGAAGTCATTTCCTGCAAACAATTGATTGTATCAGGAGGGGTCCGCGATTATCTCGATGGGTATTACTACATCAGTAAAAGCAAGATACCGGCACTTTACGGCCAAGCTTCTGGTTTTTTAAAATACGCACAAGGATCTTATGAAGAGTTGCGATATTTTGTTCAACAACAAATTCGTGGTTTAAATCTTGCATTTTCTTTTTTAAAAGTTAAATAATCATTGGACACTAAAAAAACGGCTCCGGAATCTGGAAAAAAAATATCCGGATTTTCAAAACTATCCAAGCGAGGTAAAATCAAATGGATGGTAGAGCATTTTTTTAAAGATCCTGAAAATGTGATGCACGAACTCATGAGTTACTGGCATCACAATGAAGACCAACAAAAAATATTGGATGGGTTTAGTGAAAACACCATCACGAATTTTCCTTTGCCATACAGTGTTGCGCCCAATTTTTTAATCAATGGAAAGACCTATTGTGTACCCCTGGTAACTGAAGAAAGCAGTGTAGTAGCTGCAGCAGCATCAGCAGCAAAATTTTGGATGGATCGTGGTGGATTTTATGCTGAAGTATTAAATACAAAGAAATTAGGACAGATTCATTTTAAGTGGAAGGGAACGGCAGAACAATTAAAACAATTTCTTCCGGATATTCAGGAACTGATGTTGGCAAATGCAAAAGATGTCACACAAAATATGTTTCAGCGCGGTGGTGGTGTAGAATCGTTTGAATTAAAACAATTGGATGGGATCCCAAACTATTTTCAATTGCTGATTGGTTTTCAAACCTGTGACTCAATGGGAGCTAATTTTATTAATTCCTGTTTAGAATCTTTCAGTAGTAGTTTGGAAAATTATTTTTTAAATAAGGTTTCACTGCCTGATGATTTGCGTGATGCGGAAATTATCATGAGTATTTTATCCAATTATACACCGGAATGTTTGGTACGTGCCTGGGTGCAATGTCCTATATCTGAATTGGGTGAATTTGCTGGAAATCTCAAGGCGGCTGAATTTGCGGAGCGATTTTATACAGCAGTGCAAATTGCAAAAGAAGATCCTTATCGTGCAGTCACACACAACAAAGGAATTTTTAATGGCATAGATGCGGTCGTATTGGCTACTGCAAATGATTTTCGGGCAGTAGAAGCATGCGGTCATGCCTACGCAGCGCGAAACGGAAGCTACAGCAGTTTAAGCGATTGCAGGCTTGAAGATGGCATGTTTTATTTTTCATTAGAACTCCCAATCGCGTTGGGAACTGTCGGTGGATTGACAGCATTACATCCAATGGCTAAACGATCTTTAGAATTATTAGAAAACCCTTCAGCTGAATCTTTAATGATGATTACAGCAGCCACGGGTCTCGCACAAAATTTTGCAGCAGTCCGATCCTTGATAACAACAGGGATACAATATGGCCATATGAAAATGCATCTGGTCAATATTTTACATCACTTCAAAGCAAATGAACAGCAAATCGAAGCAGCCAAAATTTATTTTTCAAAAAACAAAGTGAGCTTTCATGATGTGCGCAGTTTCCTGGAAATGTGGAAGGGGGATAGTCTATAGAAAGGAAGAGTCTGTAGGAATTTTGCAATTCTGTAATGCTGCAATGCTGCAATGGAGGAGTGCGTCTGTAGTCTCTAGCGAGGAAGTCTGAAGAGAAATGCTGCAATGATACAATGCTGCAATACTACAATGGTGCAATGCTACAATGGTGCAATGCTATAATGCTGCAATGCTGCAATACGGCAATGCTAAAATGCTACAATTAAAAATGAAAATTGAGCATTTCTTTGCGTCTTTGCGACTCTGCGAGAATTCTTGATAGCTTATCAGCTTAATAGCTTATTAGCTTTTTGTTCCATTCAGACTACAGACTCTAGACTCCTCTTTTCCTTAAGCCAATCAGCCTTCCAGCCTTTCAGCCAACCTTAATAACTTGTTAGCTTTTTTCGTACAGACTGCAGACTGCAAGTTTTCAATTCTAGTTAGCGTGTGATATTTTTATAACTTTGCATTCTTAAATTCAATTAATTATGGAATATCCAATTTGCCCCAAATGTAAAAGTGGCAACACTTATCCTTTTGAAGATAATTACATTTGTCCTGATTGTTTTCACGAATGGAGCCTTCATGAACAAATTGAAACCCCAGAGTCTGGAGAACTGGTTGTAAAAGATGCAAATGGTGTTGTTTTGCAAAATGGAGATACCGTTATAACCATCAAAAATTTACCCTTAAAAGGAAGTTCTCAATCCATCAAAGTAGGCACTAAAGTCAAAAAAATTCGATTGACGGATGGCGACCATAACATTGATTGTAAGATTGATGGTTTTGGTGCTATGGCATTGAAATCTGAGTTTGTGAAGAAAGTGATTTAGTCTATAGTCTGTTGGAAAGATGGGAAATGCAGTAAAGCTGCAATCCTACAATACTGTAATGCTACCATGTTACAATAATGCAGTGCTTTAATACTGCAATGCAACAATGCTGCAATTTTACGATGTTACAATGCTGACAGGGTGGGATGAATTGAAATTACGACTTCATTAAGGCAAAACAAATCACAATTAAAACTAAACCTTTTCATTGATAATTTGTTTCCCCTGTATTCCTAAATTAAATATGCAATCGTATGGATTTAATGCAACTGCTTCAAGAGCAATTAAGCGGAACTGTTTTAAGCCAAGTAAGTGAACAAATTGGTGCCAGCGAAGAGCAAACGGCTCAGGCTGCTGGAGGTATTTTTGCTTCTTTGGTAGGTGGTTTGGCAAACAATGCAGCCAGCCCTTCTGGATTATCTGCATTATCAGCCGCATTGGATCGGGATCATGACGGTTCGGTTTTGGATGATATTATGGGATTGGTAGGCGGTATGGCACAAGGTGCATCGCCTGCAACCAATGGTTTAGGCATCTTAAATCATATTTTAGGAGGCAAACAAGAACAAGTTGCTCAACAAGTCAGTCAGAGTTCCGGGTTGAATATGGGGCAAATCATGAAGTTAATGCCCATTTTGGCTCCCATTGTCATGGGATTGATTGGAAAAATGCGCAATTCAAATACCACACAGGGACAGGGTTCTGGTGGAGGTTTATTTGATCTTGCTTCTATTTTGATGGGATCAGCACAATCTGCACAGGGTGGTGGATTTGGGGATCTGATCGGCACCGTATTGGGTGGCGTGCTAGGAGGTGCACAATCCGCTCCTCAAGAACAACAAACGGCTCAATCACAAGCCCCTCAGGCTGGTGGCTTGTTTGGTAAATTACTCGGAAGTATTTTTAAAGGAAGATAATTCCTGTTTGGAAAAATTGTTTTGAGTTTCCCAATATTTCAACACAAGTTGTAATAGAATTATAGTTGCAAAAAAGGGTATGAGCCAAATAACCCTACTTTGATACCTGTCTAATACCGTTGAAAATGTACTGCAAATAAATGCATTGCTTATTTCAAATACTGCCAATAATAAAATGCCTTGTTTGATCCTATAATCCCATTCAATAGTATTTATTACAAAAGGCAATGTAAGTATGCACAATGCGAGATAAACAATTATAATTTGTATGGTATTTAAAAATTCAAAGTCCAGCAAATGGTTAAATTGATGAGCCGCCAGAAACTCTTTTCGTTCTGATGGCATGTATTTTCTGATTTCTATTAATGGGGGATTAATCATTTCTCCGTTCGGGGCATCTCCAGTATTGAATTTGAATAGTTGCTTAAAAGTTTGTTGAATACTCTTTAAAACAAACAAGGGACCGTAGTTTCGAGAAAACACTATTTCTTTTATTAAATGTTCATCTTCTGATTTATGTAAGTTCCAATCCCCTGAATTAGTAATAGGGCTTTTCATATCCCATATCAGATCCCAAGGAAGGCTGTCTTTAAATTGACATAAATAGAATGGTGCTTTATTACAGTATTCATTTAAAAAAGGAACCAGTAATTCGTTATCGTGGATTTTATTTAAAATAAATGCATGAGATGCTTGAGAAAGGCTCCATTTCTTACTTAAGTAAAAATTTATAACCAAAGAAAAACCTACACTAATTAATATAAGTAAGAGTAATTTTTGTATGAAATAAATTTTTGAAATAAATTTTTGAAATAAATTTTTGAAATAAATTTTTGAAATAATAGAAACTAAAAAAAATCCAAAAATAAAAATCGAGATAAGCAAATGAGAATGATGAGTTAAAATACTCGCAATGAATAAAACCCACAAAATAAACTTGTGAAAAATATTCAAATCGGGCATAGCATAGAGAATGAAAACTATTAGAAATAGAAAAGAGGTAAAAATATCAGGAGTAATCATGCTTACATTAAAACTAACACCCGTTGTCAAGCATAAAAATGTTAAAATAAAAAAATAGTAAAAATTAAAATAGGTTGAACCTATAAACTCTTTTAGAATTAAATACACAAGGTAAGCGAGTATAAAACTTTGTACAAAAACCACATTCCATAGTGAAGTTGAAAAACTCACAATTCTAACAAATAAGCCATAAAAAATAGGCCGATCAATCGGAACGAAGACTTCAAATCCAGATCGTATATAAGTTCCTGTGTCTGGGTAAACAAATGGATACGAATTGTAACAAGCTAATCTTAAAAGAATGATGCTTCCGAGAACTATAATTCCAAAAACAGTCAAGCGTTTTTGAAAATGTAAATTTTTCATAGGAAAGAAAAGGATGATTATTTAAAGCAAATATAGTTGAAAATTGTATCAACTCAAAAGTATCAATCAATTTATAATAGCAAATGTAAAGGGATTGCTATTATGTTTTGCAATAAAATGTAAGATATTGAGAATTTCTACTGCGGATTTGACCATTACTAAAAGCAAGCGACTTTATATCTAACAGGACATATATGTCTTTTGAATTAAGATTTACAAAGCCTAATTATTGCACCTTATCCCCGCGCAAAACCCGATAGCGTTTACGGGCTTCAACTGCTAATACAGAATTACTAAAATCCACAAATAATTTTTCGTAAAGCTCTTTGGCTTTTTCTTTATTGTTGAGTTGGTAGTCGTAAATTTTTGCAAGTTCATAGAGGGAATTGTCAGCACGAATTTCTTCTTTATGTTTTTCAAGAATGAGCTCGTATTTCTGAATAGCTAATTCGGTTTTTTTCTGATGATTATAAATACGCGCTTCCAAAAACCAAACATCATCTTCCAGATATTTTGAATCCGGATCGGTGAAGGGGATTTGATTCAATTTAACCAGAGCAGAATCGTATTGATTTTGAAATACTTTGAGTTCTGCTTGTGAATACAACATTAGGGATTCACCGGTGGTATCCTGGTTTAAATTGTCCTGGATAAATACAGATAAATCAATGGCATCATTTGAAATCAGTTTACTGGTAGCACGCTTTAAAATACTAAACTGTTCCTGTGCCCAACTAAAATCTCCTGCAAAATAGGACAGTCGTGCATTCCGAAAACGTGCCATTTCACCCAACTCGTCTTCCTTAAAATCTTTGTCCACTTGTGAATACAATAAACTGGCTTCCCAACGCTCTCCACTGATTAAATAATAATCTGCTAAATCCAGTTTGGCTTGCGCTTTTAAATGCATTTCAATGTAATTGCTGTTGACAACTTCCAATAGAATGCTGATTGCTTTTGGCAAATTATTTAAATAGCGAGCTTCCAATTCAGCGTATTCTATCAATAAGGATGCAGATAAATAATTGCTGCCAAATTCATTTTTATAATTCTGATAATCCGCTTCGAGCGACAACAGATCCTGGGTTTTATAATCATTCTGATCTACAATCATACGACGTCTGCATGCCAAGACCTGGCGATTGGCATCGTGATAATATGAACCCGACGGTCCAGCTTCCTTAATGTAATTAAAACCATCGATTGCAGTTCGCAAATCATTATCAACCGCTGCGGCCATCGCCAAATTAAAAACACGGGTACCATTTTCTTTAAGTTTTCGATCCAATGCTTTTGCCTGACGCAAAGCACCGGGATATTCTTTCATTTGAGTTAGGGCCCATTGAAGCAACTCAGCTTCAGGAATTGCTTCCGGATTTTTTTCAAGTCGTTGATAAATTTGTTCTGTCAGAATTTGGTATTGTTCCGGACTTAAATAGGCAATCAATAAACTTTGGACGCTCATGAGCTGAACGGAATTGTTTTCGATTCCATCTAATAAATACCGGACCATCGTTTCGATATCTCCTTTCCGCCGATACAAATCTGCAAGATTGTAGGTAAAATAGGCCTGGGGTTTTAAAATTTTCTCTCCTTTCTCATAGGTTTTAATTGCCAGGTCGTATCGTGCATTTTGGATAAATACATTTGCAAGCCGGTGGATTACCGACACATCCGGTCCCAATTTATCGATGGCCTCATTAAATTGTTTTTCAGCTTTCTCCGGTTGATTTCGATTGATTAACAGATTGCCATAGGTAGCATATAAACTCACTTCTCTGGGTCTCTTATTTATTTCTGTGCGTACAATGTTTTCGCATTCTTCATAGCGTTTCAATAACATCAGGCAATCCAGATATCGACTGAAAAAATTGTCATTTCCTGGATTTTTTTGATACATGGATTGATACAGGCTGGCCGCTTTTTCATATTCACCATCATTAAAATACTGTTGAGCCAGGCGTGGATCCTGGGCTTGCAATGTCGAATTCAAAAACAAAACAAAAAACAAAAGAAACATGCGCATATGGTCTAAAACGAATTTTTAAGGTAAATAGTTTTTGATGGATTGTTACGTCTACCAAGCGTCCCATTCCCATCCCCTTCCCAAACCTGGGGTTTAAAACCCAGGTTTGGGAAGGGGATGGGAAAGATTATTTCAATTTAACTTCAGCAGCCTGGAGTACATATTTTTCAACTTCATCCAAAGAAACGTAGGCAAAAATCTCACAATGCTCCGGTTTCCAAAGGATGTTGTCTAGGGGTAAAGTAAAGCTGTATTCTTTCTCTAGGGCTTGATTCACAGTGATCCCATCAGCAATTTTATCACCAGGAATTGGGGATAGCATTTTACGCAAGGCATGGTTGTGTACAAAGTCAATTAATTTACCGGTATTATCTAGTTGATCTGCAATGATTTCGGATTCTGTAATGCCACAATGGATGTGCAATGGTTTAGAAAGTGCTGCTAAACCTTTTACTTTTAATGTTACTTTTAATTCTCGGGTGGTTTCATTATAGCTTTTATCTATAATCAATTCGACTATAGGATCTTTCTTTAATTCTTCTTCTACAATACCCCGCCAACTATCTGGTGAACCGTATCGGTAGGTTTGATTGGTAGCATCGTAAGCACGGTTGAAAGCAGCTTCTGGTTTTGAAAACCAGCTGCCTAAAAAAGTTTCAATGGCTTGTGCATCGGGAGTTCTTAAATTGACCTGGCCGGCGGTGGCAGGTGCGCCTAGAAAATTTGAATGCACCGCAACAACGACTACATTGTCGGGATACGCATTGCGGATCGCTGTGGTTTGTGTAATTCCTTTTGGACAATTGACACAGGAAGCGCCTGTAAATTCTTCAATCAACACCACGCGTTTCGTTTTTTCAGGAGGGGTCGTATTGTTATTTAAAGGAATTTCGACTTCCCAATCCGAACAAGAAAAGAGAACAGAAATTGAAATTAAGATGAAAAGTATTTTTTTCATATAAGAAATTATTATTTGACTCAAAACAATTTAGGCAAGTAGCAAATACGAATATTAATACCCATTTAATTAAAATTTGTTTCTCGCAGAGACGCAAAGTCGCAAAGCAAGAAAAAACTTGACTATCAACCATCACCTATCAACCATCCCCTATCAACCATCAACTATCACCTATCAACTATCTTAAAACGTACTCGTAATACTCAATCGCATGCCGCTAAATGCAGGTTCCAATCTGCAAATACCGCCGGAACAAATAATGCCTTCCCGTTGCTGAACGTATCGCAGTCCGAATCGATTGGATCCTTTTGTGTAAACCATTCCACCTGAAATGTAATGCAGATCATCAT
Protein-coding sequences here:
- a CDS encoding S8 family serine peptidase, translating into METNQKIPVLIQFKQQADLSGINYNWSKEQKAAYAYQVLNHTSGLSQKKCQELLQSKNISFRSFYLVNALWTELTKETILQIAALEEVDRISYDSPQRGVPQQDPSIHLTQRAPEITWGIKRVGADQVWDLGIKGQGIVVAGEDTGVRWDVAAIKARYRGNTNGLIDHNYNWHDAIHQISPLSGNPNNPCGLNLKEPCDDNSHGTHTVGTMVGETAEHAIGMAPEAQWIGCRNMEQGNGAPSTYIECFEFFLAPYDLDGKNPKPELAPHVINNSWYCSLEEGCDTTVFPIMELVVENLRKAGVVVVVSAGNDGAACNTLRHVPAIYDGSFSVGAFHPDNHISNFSSNGPVNNYKATRIKPNVVAPGSDVLSTLPDGQFASWNGTSMAGPHVAGLVALMISANPLLAGRVETIESIIEETAEPFVADFDCFPYSGTRIPNNTYGYGLIDALKAVKKSTIVCGYHRKRSHCISNLSKSGVRCIAN
- a CDS encoding type 2 isopentenyl-diphosphate Delta-isomerase — protein: MASFPENRSDRKKDHIELAFKSQTGIPDLDARFYYEPVLSKHPSENQIQAIAFGNKTLSYPIWVSSMTGGTAQAKKINENLALACREFGLGMGLGSCRKLIEHPELLPDFDMRELIGNDLPLYINLGIAQIEQWFMQSKQELIKKLVDMLRADGLIIHVNPLQEFMQAEGDRFKNPPIDTIKKVLDQFSFPVIVKEVGQGMGPESLKALLQLPLQAIEFGAFGGTNFALLELNRKEGSPSLLAGLAQIGHSAEEMMHYCNVLAANEVISCKQLIVSGGVRDYLDGYYYISKSKIPALYGQASGFLKYAQGSYEELRYFVQQQIRGLNLAFSFLKVK
- a CDS encoding hydroxymethylglutaryl-CoA reductase, with amino-acid sequence MVEHFFKDPENVMHELMSYWHHNEDQQKILDGFSENTITNFPLPYSVAPNFLINGKTYCVPLVTEESSVVAAAASAAKFWMDRGGFYAEVLNTKKLGQIHFKWKGTAEQLKQFLPDIQELMLANAKDVTQNMFQRGGGVESFELKQLDGIPNYFQLLIGFQTCDSMGANFINSCLESFSSSLENYFLNKVSLPDDLRDAEIIMSILSNYTPECLVRAWVQCPISELGEFAGNLKAAEFAERFYTAVQIAKEDPYRAVTHNKGIFNGIDAVVLATANDFRAVEACGHAYAARNGSYSSLSDCRLEDGMFYFSLELPIALGTVGGLTALHPMAKRSLELLENPSAESLMMITAATGLAQNFAAVRSLITTGIQYGHMKMHLVNILHHFKANEQQIEAAKIYFSKNKVSFHDVRSFLEMWKGDSL
- a CDS encoding alkylphosphonate utilization protein; this encodes MEYPICPKCKSGNTYPFEDNYICPDCFHEWSLHEQIETPESGELVVKDANGVVLQNGDTVITIKNLPLKGSSQSIKVGTKVKKIRLTDGDHNIDCKIDGFGAMALKSEFVKKVI
- a CDS encoding DUF937 domain-containing protein; translated protein: MDLMQLLQEQLSGTVLSQVSEQIGASEEQTAQAAGGIFASLVGGLANNAASPSGLSALSAALDRDHDGSVLDDIMGLVGGMAQGASPATNGLGILNHILGGKQEQVAQQVSQSSGLNMGQIMKLMPILAPIVMGLIGKMRNSNTTQGQGSGGGLFDLASILMGSAQSAQGGGFGDLIGTVLGGVLGGAQSAPQEQQTAQSQAPQAGGLFGKLLGSIFKGR
- a CDS encoding tetratricopeptide repeat protein; translation: MFLLFFVLFLNSTLQAQDPRLAQQYFNDGEYEKAASLYQSMYQKNPGNDNFFSRYLDCLMLLKRYEECENIVRTEINKRPREVSLYATYGNLLINRNQPEKAEKQFNEAIDKLGPDVSVIHRLANVFIQNARYDLAIKTYEKGEKILKPQAYFTYNLADLYRRKGDIETMVRYLLDGIENNSVQLMSVQSLLIAYLSPEQYQILTEQIYQRLEKNPEAIPEAELLQWALTQMKEYPGALRQAKALDRKLKENGTRVFNLAMAAAVDNDLRTAIDGFNYIKEAGPSGSYYHDANRQVLACRRRMIVDQNDYKTQDLLSLEADYQNYKNEFGSNYLSASLLIEYAELEARYLNNLPKAISILLEVVNSNYIEMHLKAQAKLDLADYYLISGERWEASLLYSQVDKDFKEDELGEMARFRNARLSYFAGDFSWAQEQFSILKRATSKLISNDAIDLSVFIQDNLNQDTTGESLMLYSQAELKVFQNQYDSALVKLNQIPFTDPDSKYLEDDVWFLEARIYNHQKKTELAIQKYELILEKHKEEIRADNSLYELAKIYDYQLNNKEKAKELYEKLFVDFSNSVLAVEARKRYRVLRGDKVQ
- a CDS encoding Omp28-related outer membrane protein, whose amino-acid sequence is MKKILFILISISVLFSCSDWEVEIPLNNNTTPPEKTKRVVLIEEFTGASCVNCPKGITQTTAIRNAYPDNVVVVAVHSNFLGAPATAGQVNLRTPDAQAIETFLGSWFSKPEAAFNRAYDATNQTYRYGSPDSWRGIVEEELKKDPIVELIIDKSYNETTRELKVTLKVKGLAALSKPLHIHCGITESEIIADQLDNTGKLIDFVHNHALRKMLSPIPGDKIADGITVNQALEKEYSFTLPLDNILWKPEHCEIFAYVSLDEVEKYVLQAAEVKLK